In the Chryseobacterium sp. MYb264 genome, one interval contains:
- a CDS encoding GlmU family protein translates to MQLVFSDAQYWEDFLPLTFTRPVAEMRCGILTFSERWQKILENTEISFFTETYLQDKFAEPEKKESLFLVTNFLPTETVIQQIKDLNQGEALVYEDELVAAKINMEGFSLNQIEKMTDIKEELVFFKKPTDLFTYNKEAIDFDFELLTKDRISQELSSTNGFLGDKKDLFIEEGAQVEFSTLNTKTGKIYIGKNAEVMEGCHLRGPIALGEESKFNLGSKIYGATTIGPHCKVGGEVNNIIIFGYSSKGHDGFIGNSVIGEWCNFGADTNSSNLKNNYGHVKLWNYRTKAFEDTGLQFAGLIMGDHSKTAINTQLNTGTVVGVASNIFKEGFPPNLIENFSWGGFKGDEKFKLDKAYEVAEKAMARRKVALTDKDKAIMKHIFDTY, encoded by the coding sequence ATGCAATTAGTATTTTCAGATGCACAATATTGGGAAGATTTTCTTCCGCTTACTTTTACCCGCCCCGTTGCAGAAATGCGTTGTGGAATTCTTACTTTCTCCGAAAGATGGCAGAAAATTTTAGAGAATACAGAAATTTCTTTTTTCACAGAAACCTATTTGCAGGATAAATTTGCAGAACCTGAAAAAAAGGAAAGCCTTTTTTTGGTGACCAACTTTTTACCTACAGAAACGGTCATTCAACAAATAAAAGACTTGAATCAAGGGGAAGCATTGGTTTATGAAGATGAATTGGTGGCGGCAAAAATCAATATGGAAGGTTTTTCTCTGAATCAGATAGAGAAAATGACCGATATCAAAGAAGAGTTAGTTTTCTTTAAAAAGCCAACCGACCTTTTTACCTATAATAAAGAAGCGATCGATTTTGATTTTGAATTGCTGACTAAAGATAGAATTTCACAAGAGCTTTCTTCTACCAACGGATTTTTAGGAGATAAAAAAGATTTGTTTATTGAAGAAGGCGCTCAGGTAGAATTTTCTACATTAAATACCAAAACCGGAAAAATATACATCGGAAAAAATGCGGAAGTAATGGAAGGCTGTCATCTTCGCGGTCCGATTGCTTTGGGTGAAGAATCGAAGTTTAATTTAGGTTCAAAAATCTACGGTGCGACCACTATTGGTCCGCATTGTAAAGTGGGAGGCGAAGTGAACAACATTATTATTTTTGGATATTCCAGCAAAGGGCACGACGGTTTCATCGGAAATTCTGTGATTGGGGAATGGTGTAATTTCGGTGCAGATACCAATTCTTCCAACTTAAAAAATAATTACGGTCATGTAAAACTCTGGAATTACAGAACAAAAGCGTTCGAAGATACCGGTCTTCAGTTTGCAGGATTAATTATGGGCGACCATTCTAAAACAGCCATCAATACCCAGTTGAACACAGGAACGGTTGTGGGCGTGGCTTCCAATATTTTTAAAGAAGGTTTCCCTCCCAATTTAATTGAAAATTTCTCGTGGGGAGGTTTTAAAGGTGACGAAAAATTTAAACTGGACAAAGCCTACGAAGTCGCCGAAAAGGCAATGGCAAGAAGAAAAGTTGCTTTGACGGATAAGGATAAGGCGATTATGAAACATATTTTTGATACGTATTAA
- a CDS encoding type B 50S ribosomal protein L31 produces the protein MKNGIHPENYRLVVFKDMSNDEVFLCKSTADTKDTIEFEGTEYPLIKMEISSTSHPFYTGKTKLVDTAGRVDKFMNKYKKFAK, from the coding sequence ATGAAAAACGGAATTCACCCAGAAAATTATAGACTTGTTGTTTTCAAAGATATGAGTAACGACGAGGTATTTTTATGTAAGTCTACTGCAGACACAAAAGACACTATCGAGTTTGAAGGAACTGAGTACCCATTGATCAAAATGGAAATCTCTTCAACTTCTCACCCTTTCTACACAGGAAAAACTAAATTAGTTGACACTGCAGGTAGAGTTGATAAGTTCATGAACAAATACAAAAAATTCGCTAAGTAA
- a CDS encoding nucleotide pyrophosphohydrolase, translated as MEITNLQQQVDEWIKTIGVRYFNELTNMAMLTEEVGEVARIIARRYGEQSEKESDKSKDLGEELADVLFVTLCLANQTGVNLQDAFDKKMKIKTDRDKDRHQNNEKLK; from the coding sequence ATGGAAATTACAAATCTGCAGCAACAAGTTGATGAATGGATAAAAACCATTGGCGTTCGTTATTTTAATGAATTGACCAATATGGCAATGCTCACGGAAGAAGTTGGAGAAGTGGCCAGAATTATCGCCAGAAGATATGGCGAACAAAGCGAAAAGGAAAGCGATAAGAGCAAAGACCTTGGTGAAGAATTGGCAGATGTACTTTTCGTTACGTTATGTTTAGCTAATCAAACGGGAGTCAATTTGCAGGACGCTTTCGATAAAAAAATGAAAATAAAAACTGATCGCGATAAAGATCGTCATCAGAATAATGAAAAATTGAAATAA
- a CDS encoding 3-phosphoshikimate 1-carboxyvinyltransferase, with protein sequence MKKLEKSKLLGNKTVQISGSKSISNRLLILESLFKNIKIGNLSNSQDTQLLKKALSENTETVDIHHAGTAMRFLTSYYSIQDGKTTILTGSGRMKERPIKNLVTALQNLGVEIEYLENEGFPPLKITGRKITQTSVDVPANISSQFITSLLLIAGKLENGLEINLVGEVTSRSYIEMTLDILTKFGIKNSFIGNTIKVESTSNQQPATINYEVESDWSSASYFYSIAALGRETIHLKSFYQSSTQGDSAIADIYEQFFGIKTIFNKGEHQLTLQPDPNFQFPEKIVLDMNNCPDIAQTLCVTATALKIPFEISGLGTLRVKETDRLLALYNELKKLGAETEFTDLTIKSISFNEPEENIIIKTYQDHRMAMSFAPFCLIKELQIEDEDVVEKSYPMFWEDLSGIFTH encoded by the coding sequence ATGAAGAAGCTAGAAAAATCAAAATTATTAGGAAATAAAACGGTACAGATCAGCGGTTCGAAAAGTATTTCGAATCGTTTGTTGATTTTGGAAAGTTTATTTAAAAACATAAAAATCGGAAATCTGTCGAATTCTCAGGATACCCAATTGCTGAAAAAAGCATTGTCTGAGAACACAGAAACCGTAGATATTCACCACGCCGGAACGGCGATGCGTTTCCTTACGTCTTATTATTCTATTCAGGACGGTAAAACGACAATTCTTACCGGTTCCGGAAGAATGAAAGAAAGACCTATCAAAAACTTGGTAACCGCCTTGCAAAATCTGGGCGTTGAAATAGAATATCTGGAAAATGAAGGTTTTCCGCCATTGAAAATCACGGGAAGAAAAATCACGCAAACAAGCGTTGATGTTCCTGCCAATATTTCGAGCCAGTTTATCACTTCACTTCTTTTGATTGCCGGAAAACTGGAAAACGGATTGGAAATAAACTTGGTTGGCGAAGTTACGTCAAGGTCTTATATTGAAATGACGCTGGATATTTTAACCAAATTCGGTATTAAAAACAGCTTCATCGGCAACACGATCAAAGTAGAATCAACCAGCAACCAGCAACCAGCAACCATTAACTATGAAGTAGAAAGCGACTGGAGTTCTGCTTCTTACTTCTACTCTATCGCGGCCTTGGGAAGAGAAACCATTCATTTAAAAAGCTTTTATCAGTCATCCACTCAGGGAGATTCTGCGATTGCTGATATTTATGAACAGTTTTTCGGAATTAAAACAATCTTTAATAAAGGCGAGCATCAATTAACGCTTCAGCCTGATCCTAATTTTCAGTTTCCTGAAAAGATTGTTTTGGATATGAATAACTGTCCGGATATCGCTCAAACCCTTTGTGTAACGGCAACAGCTTTGAAAATTCCTTTTGAGATTTCAGGATTGGGAACATTAAGAGTAAAAGAAACCGACCGACTTTTAGCGTTATATAATGAACTGAAAAAATTGGGCGCAGAAACTGAATTTACGGATTTAACCATTAAATCAATCAGCTTTAATGAGCCTGAAGAAAATATCATCATTAAAACCTATCAGGATCACAGAATGGCGATGAGTTTTGCTCCTTTTTGCCTGATTAAAGAATTACAGATTGAAGATGAAGATGTTGTGGAGAAATCTTATCCGATGTTTTGGGAAGATCTTTCAGGCATTTTCACGCATTAA
- a CDS encoding alkaline phosphatase: protein MKQAKIWALLALAVFSKNQAQNYLNYSVNNAHSHNDYEQKVPFWEAYYADFGSIEADVFLVKGKLWVAHSEKELSAERTLESLYLDNISKQIKLNKGSVYPDANKKLQLLIDVKQEYKTTLAALTDILKKYPEITNSSSVKIVITGGRPKPSDFKNYPNYLYFDGDINQKYTADELKRVGLFSADLQDFIKWNGKGIPRDEETLAIKKTVDNAHAQKKAIRFYGAPDFTNAWINLIDLGVDYINTDHIPDLKKFLTTLPKNFYKNTKNYETYSPTYQTDGVVKKVKNVILLIPDGTSLPQYYAAFTANKGKLNVFNMKATGLSKTNSSNAYITDSAPGSTAFATGVKTKNTFVGVDGAGKALAQIPDIIAEKGMVSGLISTGDITDATPADFYAHSDNRNSSETILKDFISSKTKILIGGPTSGLTSENAQKIKEAKIDFYKDLKSANKMANRTLVIDPLASKRITDGRGNWLSDAFDLTLNNLKDNKNGFFMMIEASQTDGGGHSNNLGQLVTELLDFDHVVGKAMKFADENRETLVVVVGDHETGGLTLLDGSLQDGWIFGNFSTNDHTSIPSSVFAYGPNSKEFTGLFENTEIFNKIMKAYGIQK, encoded by the coding sequence ATGAAGCAAGCAAAAATTTGGGCATTATTGGCTCTGGCTGTTTTTTCTAAAAATCAGGCACAGAATTATTTGAATTATAGCGTAAACAACGCTCATTCACACAATGATTACGAACAAAAAGTTCCGTTTTGGGAAGCGTATTATGCTGATTTCGGTTCTATTGAAGCCGATGTTTTTTTAGTGAAAGGTAAGCTTTGGGTGGCTCATTCTGAAAAGGAACTGTCGGCAGAAAGAACGTTGGAAAGTCTTTATCTGGATAATATTTCAAAACAAATTAAACTGAATAAAGGAAGCGTTTATCCTGATGCCAATAAAAAACTGCAATTGTTGATTGATGTTAAACAGGAGTACAAAACGACCTTAGCTGCCTTGACGGATATATTGAAGAAATATCCTGAAATCACCAACAGTTCAAGCGTTAAAATCGTTATTACGGGAGGTCGTCCGAAACCTTCGGATTTTAAAAATTATCCCAATTATCTGTATTTTGATGGCGATATCAACCAAAAATATACGGCTGATGAGTTGAAAAGAGTAGGATTGTTCAGTGCCGATCTTCAGGATTTTATTAAATGGAACGGAAAAGGCATCCCGCGAGACGAGGAAACTTTAGCAATCAAAAAAACGGTGGACAATGCTCATGCGCAAAAAAAGGCAATTCGTTTCTATGGCGCTCCGGATTTTACCAATGCATGGATTAATCTGATTGATCTGGGGGTAGATTATATCAATACCGATCATATTCCTGATCTGAAAAAATTCTTAACAACTCTTCCGAAAAATTTTTATAAGAATACAAAAAACTACGAAACTTATTCGCCCACTTACCAAACAGACGGAGTGGTTAAGAAAGTGAAAAATGTCATTCTTCTGATTCCGGATGGTACTTCTTTGCCTCAATATTACGCTGCTTTTACGGCTAATAAAGGGAAACTGAATGTCTTTAATATGAAAGCCACCGGATTGTCGAAAACCAATTCTTCCAACGCGTATATTACCGATTCTGCACCCGGATCTACGGCTTTTGCGACAGGAGTAAAAACAAAAAACACATTTGTAGGCGTTGACGGAGCTGGAAAAGCCTTAGCACAGATTCCAGATATTATTGCTGAAAAGGGAATGGTTTCAGGGTTAATTTCTACAGGAGATATTACGGATGCGACTCCAGCTGATTTTTATGCCCATTCGGACAACAGAAACAGTTCGGAAACTATTTTAAAAGACTTTATCAGTTCTAAAACAAAGATTCTGATCGGCGGCCCGACAAGTGGTCTGACTTCAGAAAATGCTCAGAAAATAAAAGAGGCTAAAATTGATTTCTATAAAGATTTGAAATCTGCGAATAAAATGGCAAACAGAACCCTGGTGATCGATCCATTGGCTTCAAAAAGGATTACGGACGGAAGAGGAAACTGGCTTTCAGACGCTTTTGATCTTACATTAAATAATCTGAAAGACAATAAAAACGGGTTCTTCATGATGATCGAGGCTTCTCAAACCGATGGTGGCGGTCACAGCAATAATCTGGGACAATTGGTGACTGAATTGCTAGATTTCGATCATGTTGTCGGAAAAGCGATGAAGTTTGCTGACGAGAATAGAGAAACTTTGGTAGTTGTCGTTGGCGATCACGAAACAGGCGGATTAACGCTTCTCGACGGAAGTCTGCAGGACGGTTGGATATTCGGAAACTTCAGTACCAACGATCATACTTCTATTCCTTCGAGTGTTTTCGCCTATGGTCCGAATTCAAAAGAGTTTACGGGATTGTTTGAAAATACCGAGATCTTCAATAAAATAATGAAGGCATACGGAATTCAGAAATAA
- a CDS encoding SusC/RagA family TonB-linked outer membrane protein translates to MNVLKMPVSLSYFTGRALLLSAVSVSTLTLSQQKQDSVKEKSIDEVVVVGYGTQKKSKISGAVTEASLDKLSSRSLSGVGEVLQGKAPGVTVVNEGGDPNGTPRVNIRGLGGINGESPLYVIDGVVFNGTPSINPNDIQDISVLKDASAAIYGARSSGGVILITTKRGKKGTLTVDFDVKYGINQAWRLKKSLNAAEFQDVMHAAFENAGKLSSLPLAFNAEKYPDGRVTRTDWMNEIFRTGTLQEYNVNLSGGSEKSKFFVGMNHRNVEGILLNTQAKRYNFRVNSEHKVKDWLTIGENMYYNYSDGNTADTQSGYTGALIAAMYYPPNVPVYTPTGAYSGLPISVAGGYGDMINPVAYLKRISIRNPTHEILINPYAEITLAKDLKFRSNFSQSFKLGNVKNFTYRVLEVGKIFDTNNLEYQSNNSSTALAEQLLTYKISAGKHNFDFLAGFTFQKNIEEGFTAKTYDFRSEAEVFQHLQNAADTNREASSYRYQNALVSYLARVNYDYAGKYILSVLGRRDGSSLVAKQNRFANYYSVSGAWVVSKENFLNDVSWLSNLKLRGSYGILGNLGGISPQSVNPLMIRDNNIIFGQDPSQNIAYYATIRPNPNLKWGKSEQTDFGVDASFLQNSLSLQFDYFVKNSKDQIFNVSLPSTATYLSQYINAGLFQDKGYELGINYNSKSKGDFTYSVGAIFSQLKNTVKQLADVDEIFINTNGVRGVLKPTRIRTGESLYSYYGYKTAGIFQSQEEINNYKDANGNLIQPNAKPGDIKFLKKDGNVGILNNNDMVNLGNPYPKFSYGLSYNMTWKNFDLNIFLQGVYGNKIFNGMKFVSLNPGGTGQNYNMDRDILNAWTPQNTNTDIPMLMHGDPSGNYSKVSDFYVEDGSYLRLKNLTIGYSLPKDLYKKINVNRLRIYVTTNNLFTITKYTGFDPEVGMDSYGVDTGRYPQARSFIFGIEAGL, encoded by the coding sequence ATGAATGTACTTAAAATGCCTGTTTCTCTATCTTATTTCACAGGTCGTGCGCTGTTGTTAAGCGCAGTTTCAGTTTCTACACTCACGCTTTCACAGCAAAAGCAGGACAGCGTAAAAGAGAAATCTATAGACGAGGTAGTTGTGGTAGGCTATGGAACGCAAAAGAAAAGCAAAATTTCAGGAGCCGTTACAGAAGCATCATTAGACAAACTCAGTTCAAGATCTTTATCAGGAGTCGGAGAGGTACTTCAGGGTAAAGCTCCCGGTGTTACGGTGGTGAATGAAGGTGGAGATCCGAATGGTACCCCAAGGGTGAATATTCGTGGTTTGGGAGGTATTAACGGAGAATCTCCTCTGTATGTTATTGACGGAGTTGTCTTCAACGGAACGCCATCCATCAATCCGAATGATATTCAGGATATTTCTGTGCTGAAGGATGCTTCTGCTGCCATTTATGGAGCAAGATCTTCCGGAGGGGTTATTTTAATTACGACTAAAAGAGGAAAAAAAGGAACTTTAACGGTTGATTTTGATGTTAAATACGGAATCAACCAGGCCTGGAGGCTGAAAAAATCATTAAACGCGGCTGAATTTCAGGACGTGATGCATGCCGCTTTTGAAAATGCAGGAAAGCTGAGCAGTTTACCATTGGCCTTTAACGCAGAAAAATATCCCGACGGAAGAGTGACAAGAACGGACTGGATGAACGAGATTTTCAGAACGGGAACACTTCAGGAATATAATGTGAATTTAAGCGGAGGAAGCGAGAAATCGAAATTCTTTGTGGGAATGAACCACAGAAATGTAGAAGGAATCTTATTGAATACACAGGCAAAACGATATAATTTCAGAGTAAATTCAGAACATAAGGTGAAAGACTGGTTAACGATCGGGGAAAATATGTATTATAATTATTCCGATGGAAATACCGCAGATACTCAAAGTGGCTACACGGGAGCTTTGATTGCGGCGATGTACTATCCGCCCAATGTGCCGGTGTATACTCCAACGGGAGCTTATTCAGGATTACCGATCAGCGTGGCGGGTGGTTACGGAGATATGATCAATCCGGTGGCTTATCTTAAAAGAATCAGCATCAGAAACCCTACTCATGAAATTTTAATTAATCCTTATGCTGAAATTACGTTAGCGAAAGACTTAAAATTCCGATCCAACTTTTCACAAAGTTTTAAACTGGGGAACGTAAAGAATTTTACTTACAGAGTATTGGAAGTAGGGAAAATTTTTGATACCAATAATCTGGAATATCAGTCGAATAATTCTTCAACCGCTCTTGCCGAGCAGCTCCTTACCTATAAAATATCAGCGGGTAAACATAATTTTGATTTCCTGGCTGGTTTTACCTTCCAGAAAAATATTGAAGAAGGCTTTACAGCAAAAACATACGATTTCCGAAGTGAAGCTGAGGTTTTTCAACACCTTCAAAATGCAGCTGATACCAATAGAGAAGCTTCCAGCTACCGTTATCAAAATGCTTTAGTTTCGTATTTAGCGAGAGTAAATTACGATTACGCTGGAAAATATATTTTGAGTGTATTGGGAAGACGAGATGGTTCTTCATTAGTTGCCAAGCAGAATCGTTTTGCTAATTATTATTCGGTTTCGGGAGCTTGGGTCGTGTCTAAAGAAAATTTCTTGAATGATGTTTCTTGGCTTTCCAACTTAAAATTAAGAGGAAGCTACGGTATCTTGGGAAATCTTGGCGGAATTTCTCCACAGTCGGTTAATCCTTTAATGATCAGAGATAACAATATTATTTTCGGACAAGATCCTTCTCAGAATATTGCCTATTACGCTACAATAAGACCAAACCCTAATTTGAAATGGGGAAAATCTGAACAGACCGATTTCGGGGTTGATGCTTCATTTTTACAAAACAGTTTGTCTTTGCAGTTTGATTATTTCGTTAAAAACTCAAAAGATCAGATCTTTAATGTGAGCCTTCCAAGTACAGCGACCTATCTTAGTCAGTACATCAATGCTGGTTTGTTTCAGGATAAAGGATATGAATTAGGAATTAATTACAACAGCAAAAGCAAAGGTGATTTTACCTATTCAGTAGGTGCAATTTTTAGTCAACTAAAAAATACGGTGAAGCAATTGGCGGATGTAGACGAGATTTTCATCAATACCAATGGCGTGAGAGGGGTCTTGAAACCTACCCGCATCAGAACCGGTGAATCCTTATATTCTTATTATGGCTACAAAACAGCCGGAATTTTCCAATCTCAGGAGGAAATTAATAATTACAAAGATGCTAATGGAAATTTAATTCAGCCTAATGCAAAACCGGGAGATATTAAATTCCTTAAAAAAGACGGAAACGTAGGAATACTGAACAATAACGATATGGTCAACTTGGGAAATCCTTATCCTAAATTCTCTTACGGATTGTCTTACAACATGACGTGGAAGAATTTTGATCTGAATATTTTCCTTCAGGGCGTTTACGGAAATAAAATCTTTAACGGGATGAAATTCGTTTCGTTAAACCCAGGTGGAACAGGACAAAATTATAATATGGACCGAGATATTCTGAATGCCTGGACGCCGCAAAATACCAATACAGATATTCCGATGCTGATGCATGGTGACCCAAGCGGGAACTATTCTAAAGTTTCAGATTTTTATGTGGAAGACGGATCTTATTTGAGATTGAAAAACCTTACCATCGGCTATTCTTTGCCTAAAGATCTTTACAAGAAAATAAATGTCAACAGATTACGAATTTATGTAACGACCAACAACCTTTTCACCATTACAAAATATACAGGTTTCGATCCTGAAGTGGGAATGGATTCTTATGGAGTAGATACGGGAAGATATCCTCAGGCGCGTTCGTTTATTTTTGGAATTGAAGCGGGATTATAA
- a CDS encoding DUF6705 family protein, translating to MKKISIILLILNVNLIFAQQIFPLNASKIDYSNGDYYKDLDGELNQYIGTWKGTWKGTWKGKILYLQLRKVKKRFTMSNGNYFDSDQIVAERKIIS from the coding sequence ATGAAAAAAATATCAATTATATTACTAATTTTAAATGTTAATTTAATTTTTGCACAGCAAATATTTCCTTTGAATGCAAGTAAAATCGATTATTCTAATGGAGATTACTATAAAGATCTAGATGGGGAACTAAATCAATATATTGGAACATGGAAAGGAACATGGAAAGGAACATGGAAAGGGAAAATTTTATATCTGCAATTGAGAAAAGTAAAGAAAAGGTTTACGATGAGCAATGGTAATTATTTTGATTCTGATCAAATAGTAGCGGAACGCAAAATAATTTCTTAA
- a CDS encoding DUF6705 family protein: MKKILIILVIAYTSSIFAQQIFPLNASKIDRPNKAYYKDLDGELNPYVGTWKGTWEGKTLYLQLKKVKIRRTGNDNNYYDIDKIVGERKIVSYNGSIEVDRISNFDQNAPEFNGIFGQYKDFSQKYLLFQPKNMCNKNANVDITFLDAQKTQMKLHYEYNPHGINESCPYYNQIMVQGQDWPFNFPKDIILTKQ, translated from the coding sequence ATGAAAAAGATATTAATTATCCTAGTCATAGCTTATACAAGCTCAATTTTCGCACAACAGATATTTCCATTAAATGCGTCAAAAATTGATAGACCTAACAAGGCTTACTATAAAGATTTAGATGGAGAACTTAATCCATATGTTGGAACCTGGAAAGGAACTTGGGAGGGAAAAACTTTATATCTACAACTAAAAAAGGTGAAAATACGACGTACAGGAAATGATAATAATTATTATGATATCGATAAAATAGTTGGTGAACGCAAAATAGTATCGTACAATGGGTCTATTGAAGTTGATAGAATTAGTAATTTTGATCAGAATGCTCCAGAGTTTAATGGAATATTCGGTCAGTATAAAGATTTTTCTCAAAAATACCTTTTATTTCAGCCTAAAAATATGTGTAATAAAAATGCTAATGTAGATATTACTTTTCTTGATGCACAAAAAACACAGATGAAACTTCATTATGAATATAATCCGCACGGGATTAATGAATCCTGTCCATACTATAATCAAATAATGGTACAGGGACAAGACTGGCCTTTTAATTTTCCTAAAGATATTATATTGACAAAACAATAA
- a CDS encoding SDR family oxidoreductase, whose translation MTIIITGTSSGIGFVLAEYFGKKGHKVYGLSRKHTESQYFQSIPTDVTDNEAVQNAIAEVLKTETRIDVLINNAGMGMVGAVEDSTKEDILKLFNLNLVGAVQMMSAVMPKMREHQFGQIINVSSIGSEMGLPFRGFYSASKSALDKVTEAMRYEVYPWNIHVCSLHLGDIKTNIAENRVKTHVSEPYKNVFDKVYALMNSHVGDGTEPLEVAEYVNTLLTKKKWKAHYYFGKFGQKIGVPLKWILPQGTYENLMKKYNKMN comes from the coding sequence ATGACAATAATCATCACAGGAACCTCATCAGGAATCGGTTTCGTATTAGCAGAATATTTCGGAAAGAAAGGCCATAAAGTGTATGGTCTGAGCAGAAAACACACCGAAAGCCAGTATTTCCAATCTATTCCGACGGATGTTACAGATAATGAAGCGGTTCAGAATGCCATTGCCGAAGTATTAAAGACTGAAACCAGAATTGATGTTTTGATCAACAATGCAGGAATGGGAATGGTAGGCGCGGTGGAAGATTCAACAAAAGAAGATATTCTGAAATTATTCAACTTAAATTTGGTTGGAGCTGTGCAGATGATGAGTGCCGTGATGCCGAAAATGCGTGAACATCAATTCGGACAGATTATCAATGTTTCAAGTATAGGAAGTGAGATGGGACTTCCTTTCCGCGGATTTTATTCTGCTTCAAAATCTGCTTTGGACAAAGTAACGGAAGCCATGAGATATGAAGTCTACCCTTGGAATATTCACGTTTGTTCGCTTCATTTGGGGGATATTAAAACCAATATTGCTGAAAACAGAGTAAAAACACACGTTTCTGAACCTTACAAAAATGTGTTCGATAAAGTATATGCTTTAATGAACTCTCACGTAGGCGACGGAACTGAACCTTTGGAAGTTGCAGAATATGTAAATACCCTTTTAACCAAGAAGAAGTGGAAGGCACATTATTATTTCGGAAAATTCGGGCAGAAGATCGGAGTTCCTTTGAAATGGATTCTTCCGCAGGGAACTTATGAGAATCTGATGAAGAAATACAATAAAATGAACTAG